A genomic stretch from Theobroma cacao cultivar B97-61/B2 chromosome 4, Criollo_cocoa_genome_V2, whole genome shotgun sequence includes:
- the LOC18603333 gene encoding uncharacterized protein LOC18603333 isoform X1, with amino-acid sequence MDKLRQIANAYYELAPKNIQKEAQKFFNEIDFNGDGHIELEEFLEFMKQKPCDAYRSSNLFKELCAGNDAKKLGFMDVMTLYYIVQSGRPFCNGCDEFIKDIYFCCVECFHSSTKYCLCLQCYKAKKYRSHPHRQFLDNFSLLEANRRTALNGVKFPNQGSSLRMYDVEDDGENSGAIVPVVLNKIKVKKKREKIKAALKSFEKAPHAGGAVETIPVCRIQ; translated from the exons ATGGACAAATTGCGCCAAATTGCTAATGCCTACTATGAGCTTGCCCCCAAAAATATTCAGAAGGAGGCTCAAAagtttttcaatgaaattgaCTTCAATGGTGATGGGCATATAGAGCTCGAAGAATTCCTGGAATTCATGAAGCAAAAACCATGTGACGCTTATAGGAGTTCTAATTTGTTCAAGGAGCTTTGCGCAGGAAATGATGCCAAGAAATTGGGGTTCATGGACGTCATGACTCTCTACTATATAGTTCAAAGTGGAAGGCCATTTTGCAATGGTTGTGATGAATTTATCAAAGATATCTACTTTTGTTGCGTGGAATGCTTCCACAGCTCGACCAAGTATTGCCTTTGCCTTCAATGTTACAAGGCTAAGAAATATAGAAGTCACCCTCATCGTCAATTTTTGGATAACTTCAGTTTGCTTGAAGCCAATAGGAGAACTGCATTAAATGGCGTAAAATTCCCAAATCAG GGTTCATCTCTGCGTATGTATGATGTGGAAGACGATGGAGAAAACTCTGGTGCAATTGTTCCGGTAGTGCTCAATAAAATTAAGGTA AAGAAGAAACGGGAGAAGATCAAGGCCGCGCTCAAAAGCTTTGAGAAAGCACCTCATGCTGGAGGCGCTGTCGAGACAATACCAGTGTGTCGCATTCAGTGA
- the LOC18603333 gene encoding uncharacterized protein LOC18603333 isoform X2, whose product MDKLRQIANAYYELAPKNIQKEAQKFFNEIDFNGDGHIELEEFLEFMKQKPCDAYRSSNLFKELCAGNDAKKLGFMDVMTLYYIVQSGRPFCNGCDEFIKDIYFCCVECFHSSTKYCLCLQCYKAKKYRSHPHRQFLDNFSLLEANRRTALNGVKFPNQGSSLRMYDVEDDGENSGAIVPVVLNKIKKKKREKIKAALKSFEKAPHAGGAVETIPVCRIQ is encoded by the exons ATGGACAAATTGCGCCAAATTGCTAATGCCTACTATGAGCTTGCCCCCAAAAATATTCAGAAGGAGGCTCAAAagtttttcaatgaaattgaCTTCAATGGTGATGGGCATATAGAGCTCGAAGAATTCCTGGAATTCATGAAGCAAAAACCATGTGACGCTTATAGGAGTTCTAATTTGTTCAAGGAGCTTTGCGCAGGAAATGATGCCAAGAAATTGGGGTTCATGGACGTCATGACTCTCTACTATATAGTTCAAAGTGGAAGGCCATTTTGCAATGGTTGTGATGAATTTATCAAAGATATCTACTTTTGTTGCGTGGAATGCTTCCACAGCTCGACCAAGTATTGCCTTTGCCTTCAATGTTACAAGGCTAAGAAATATAGAAGTCACCCTCATCGTCAATTTTTGGATAACTTCAGTTTGCTTGAAGCCAATAGGAGAACTGCATTAAATGGCGTAAAATTCCCAAATCAG GGTTCATCTCTGCGTATGTATGATGTGGAAGACGATGGAGAAAACTCTGGTGCAATTGTTCCGGTAGTGCTCAATAAAATTAAG AAGAAGAAACGGGAGAAGATCAAGGCCGCGCTCAAAAGCTTTGAGAAAGCACCTCATGCTGGAGGCGCTGTCGAGACAATACCAGTGTGTCGCATTCAGTGA
- the LOC18603333 gene encoding uncharacterized protein LOC18603333 isoform X3, whose amino-acid sequence MDKLRQIANAYYELAPKNIQKEAQKFFNEIDFNGDGHIELEEFLEFMKQKPCDAYRSSNLFKELCAGNDAKKLGFMDVMTLYYIVQSGRPFCNGCDEFIKDIYFCCVECFHSSTNLLEANRRTALNGVKFPNQGSSLRMYDVEDDGENSGAIVPVVLNKIKVKKKREKIKAALKSFEKAPHAGGAVETIPVCRIQ is encoded by the exons ATGGACAAATTGCGCCAAATTGCTAATGCCTACTATGAGCTTGCCCCCAAAAATATTCAGAAGGAGGCTCAAAagtttttcaatgaaattgaCTTCAATGGTGATGGGCATATAGAGCTCGAAGAATTCCTGGAATTCATGAAGCAAAAACCATGTGACGCTTATAGGAGTTCTAATTTGTTCAAGGAGCTTTGCGCAGGAAATGATGCCAAGAAATTGGGGTTCATGGACGTCATGACTCTCTACTATATAGTTCAAAGTGGAAGGCCATTTTGCAATGGTTGTGATGAATTTATCAAAGATATCTACTTTTGTTGCGTGGAATGCTTCCACAGCTCGACCAA TTTGCTTGAAGCCAATAGGAGAACTGCATTAAATGGCGTAAAATTCCCAAATCAG GGTTCATCTCTGCGTATGTATGATGTGGAAGACGATGGAGAAAACTCTGGTGCAATTGTTCCGGTAGTGCTCAATAAAATTAAGGTA AAGAAGAAACGGGAGAAGATCAAGGCCGCGCTCAAAAGCTTTGAGAAAGCACCTCATGCTGGAGGCGCTGTCGAGACAATACCAGTGTGTCGCATTCAGTGA